CTGGACGGCGTGCAGCTGCGGGAACTGGTCCAGGATCTGCACCGTGATCAACAGCCCCACGGTGGTGGCCATCGCCGCGATGCCGCTGTTGGTGAGCGTCGAGACGAACAGCCCCACCGCCGCCACCCCGACCAGGGACGCGGCGACCACGCCCGCGATCGCCACCGCGCGCAGCAGCCCCTCGCCGAAGGAGATCTGTGTGCCGCTGATCAGCGTGACGTCCCCGACGGGGAAGAGCAGCATCCCCACCGTCAGCGCCGAGACGGCCACGACCAGGGTGGCGGTGAGGCAGAAGACCAGCGTCGAGGCGTATTTGGCGAGCAGCAGCCGACTCCGCCCGGCGGGTGCGACGAGGAGATAGCGCAGCGTGCCGGAGCCGGCCTCGCCCGCCACGGCGTCGCCCGCGACCACGCCGACGGCCATCGGCAGGAAGAACGGCAGCGTCGCGGCGAGGGACGCGAAGACCAGGAACAGGCCGTTGTTGCTGATCTGGCTGATGAACGCCGGGCCGTGACCGTCGCTACCGGACGAGCCGCCGTCGCCCGTCTCCATCTTCACGGCGGTGCCGACCAGCACGGGGACCGCCGCGAGCACCCCGAGCAGCGCGAGCGTCCGCCATCGGCGCAGCACGGTGGTGACCTCGCTGCGGAAGAGGGACAGCTGCCACAGGGGGCTCGGGGCCGGCCGCGCGCCCCGGTCGTCCGCCACATCAGCCCGCGACATCGAAGCCCTCCCCGGTGAGCGCGACGAAGGCGTCCTCCAGTGAGGCCCGTTCGACGCCGAAGGACCGCACCCGCACGTCCGCCCGGACCAGGGCCGCGTTGAGGTCGGCGAGGTCGAGGGGGGCGGAGGGAGAGCTCAGGGGCAGCTCTCCGGTGACGCCCGTTTCCAGGACGACGAGATCGGTCAGGCCGTGCTCCTTGAGGACGCGGGCGGCGTCCACGGGGTCGGGGGTGGTGACGGCCAGCCGGCCGCGGGTGGAGGAGGCCAGCTCGCCGACCGTGCCCTGGGTGAGCAGCCGCCCCTGGGCCATGACCGCGGCGTGTGTGCAGACCTGCTCGATCTCGTCGAGGAGGTGGGAGGAGAGGAAGACGGTGGTGCCGTCGGCGGCGAGCTCGCGCACGAGGGTACGGATCTCCCGCATGCCCTGCGGGTCGAGGCCGTTGGTCGGTTCGTCCAGCACCAGCAGCTCGCGGGGCTGGAGGAGGGCCGCGGCGAGGCCGAGGCGCT
The window above is part of the Streptomyces syringium genome. Proteins encoded here:
- a CDS encoding ABC transporter permease yields the protein MSRADVADDRGARPAPSPLWQLSLFRSEVTTVLRRWRTLALLGVLAAVPVLVGTAVKMETGDGGSSGSDGHGPAFISQISNNGLFLVFASLAATLPFFLPMAVGVVAGDAVAGEAGSGTLRYLLVAPAGRSRLLLAKYASTLVFCLTATLVVAVSALTVGMLLFPVGDVTLISGTQISFGEGLLRAVAIAGVVAASLVGVAAVGLFVSTLTNSGIAAMATTVGLLITVQILDQFPQLHAVQPYLFPHYWLSFADLLREPVYWEQLQRNLGLQALYAAVFGSAAWARFTTKDITV